Proteins co-encoded in one Streptomyces sp. NBC_01283 genomic window:
- a CDS encoding PQQ-binding-like beta-propeller repeat protein, producing MTQPPPPPEQHPQHPQGPMPPQQGAFGPPPQGAFGPPRQGQAPGFGPPAAPPPDGFGPHQVYQPIPGPARSPGGGGRPGRRTAIVVSVVTAIALIVGGGVWYATSAGGGSKDKTAAKPGGDNAAPKYEKPKETAPKAPKAFFTTKALQPKLPKGETTWKAQGSWLTDKVYAKASVEAIVGVDATSGKGLWRLPKPGESCAGSPDVGKGNIAVVVTGAKVHDDRGFKDACTEVTAFDVDTGKKLWTKSITIGYQKKKTAFNQVTITGDTVAVGGLYGGAAFDLRSGDVRWEPKQGDKCRDVGYGGGERLLAVRSCGDYGSERFQVQLLDPTTGKSKWTHKLPAGVRSPSVVSTKPVVLALDSGEISSSGATDVFSIDEKGERRTRIALPDDKYLHECGTVSIVQDCRGIVAGNDKLYVPTEQRDGAKEYSSTNDIVVFSLATGKTTGERVEAGDSSPIFPIRMDGGNVLVYKSGPYAQVVSLDGRDLKKETVLLDAGTRPTALPPLISELRFHRNKLFLSSDLLGQYSDDKKTIMMFGFAAK from the coding sequence ATGACGCAGCCCCCGCCACCCCCTGAGCAGCACCCCCAGCACCCCCAGGGCCCGATGCCCCCGCAGCAGGGAGCCTTCGGTCCACCTCCACAAGGCGCCTTCGGACCGCCCCGGCAAGGGCAGGCACCGGGCTTCGGCCCGCCTGCCGCCCCGCCGCCGGACGGCTTCGGCCCTCACCAGGTCTACCAGCCGATACCGGGGCCCGCGCGATCACCGGGCGGAGGCGGACGGCCCGGCCGCCGCACCGCGATCGTCGTCTCCGTCGTCACCGCGATCGCCCTGATCGTCGGCGGCGGCGTCTGGTATGCCACTTCGGCGGGCGGCGGCTCGAAGGACAAGACCGCGGCCAAGCCGGGCGGCGACAATGCGGCACCCAAGTACGAGAAGCCGAAGGAGACGGCACCGAAGGCCCCCAAGGCCTTCTTCACGACCAAGGCCCTCCAGCCCAAGTTGCCGAAGGGGGAGACCACTTGGAAGGCGCAGGGGTCCTGGCTCACCGACAAGGTGTACGCGAAGGCCTCGGTCGAGGCGATCGTCGGCGTCGATGCCACGTCGGGGAAGGGGCTCTGGCGCCTGCCGAAGCCGGGGGAGTCCTGCGCGGGCTCCCCGGATGTCGGCAAGGGCAACATCGCCGTTGTCGTCACGGGGGCGAAAGTGCATGACGACAGGGGCTTCAAGGACGCGTGCACCGAGGTCACCGCCTTCGACGTGGACACCGGCAAGAAGCTCTGGACCAAGTCGATCACCATCGGCTACCAGAAGAAGAAGACGGCGTTCAACCAGGTCACCATCACCGGTGACACGGTCGCCGTCGGAGGCCTCTACGGTGGCGCGGCTTTCGACCTGCGCAGCGGCGATGTGCGGTGGGAGCCGAAGCAGGGGGACAAGTGCCGCGACGTCGGGTACGGCGGCGGCGAGCGGCTCCTGGCGGTCCGCTCCTGCGGTGACTACGGATCGGAGCGATTCCAGGTCCAGCTCCTCGACCCCACCACGGGAAAGTCGAAGTGGACCCACAAGCTGCCCGCGGGCGTCCGCAGCCCCAGCGTGGTCTCCACCAAGCCGGTGGTTCTCGCTCTCGACTCCGGTGAGATCAGCTCGTCCGGCGCCACGGACGTCTTCTCCATCGACGAGAAGGGCGAGCGGCGCACGAGGATCGCGCTGCCGGACGACAAGTACCTGCACGAGTGCGGCACCGTGTCCATCGTCCAGGACTGCCGGGGCATCGTGGCGGGCAACGACAAGCTCTACGTCCCCACCGAGCAGCGCGACGGGGCGAAGGAGTACTCGTCGACGAACGACATCGTCGTCTTCTCCCTGGCCACCGGAAAGACCACGGGGGAGAGGGTGGAGGCGGGCGACAGCTCCCCCATCTTCCCGATCCGCATGGACGGCGGGAACGTACTCGTCTACAAGAGCGGCCCGTACGCCCAGGTCGTCTCCCTCGACGGCAGGGACCTGAAGAAGGAGACGGTGCTCCTCGACGCCGGCACCCGGCCGACCGCGCTGCCGCCCCTGATCTCCGAACTGCGCTTCCACCGCAACAAGCTGTTCCTCAGCTCCGATCTGCTCGGCCAGTACTCCGACGACAAGAAGACGATCATGATGTTCGGATTCGCCGCCAAGTAG
- a CDS encoding ABC transporter permease encodes MLKATLRSFLAHKGRLLLSALAVILSVAFVAGSLIFSDTVARTFDRLFASTSADVTVEPKENLDEAVPSGQTPTVPAKLADRVAEVDGVARTRVDAAVENITVVDSDNDPVGSTTGAPTIATNWQVTDRSPVELTSGHAPRGSHQALLDADTADKKDIEIGDTLTVLAAPGSFKVRVVGIVTFTTTNPGAALVFLDTATAQRELLGDKDAATGISADAAPGVSDTELKRRIGAELGSGYDLKTADEQAESAASKLGGFLDVIKYVMLGFAGIAVLVGIFLIVNTFSMLIAQRTRELGLLRALGADRRQVRRSVLTEAVLLGVVGSTVGLAAGIGLAAGLIELMGLFGMNLKSTEMVIGWGTPVVSYVVGVGVTFVAAYLPARRAAQVSPMAALADAEIAGVGRPLKIRAVAGAVVAAAGAAALVGCATAEKTSSAASLLGLGLVLTLIATVVAGPLLVRPVIRVLGGAFPALFGSVGRMSQRNALRNPRRTGATAAALMVGLALVCGMSVASASMTKSFDEQIDKTLGADFVVQNSNFMPFSQEITEKVRDTEGAGLVVRQRFAPVKVSMPDGKNVETTAAGYDPRLDDVARVTYTDGGTARALAPGSIAMQRDFARDHKARMGSRLPVEFPGGRKTELTVRALTDQPGAEGFGVEGGIFFGMKTVEKYVPGGQDSALYVNAASGTDTDTLRDRLEKTLDPYPQVQVRDQADYKDLIRQQIAVMLYLVYALLGLAIIIAVLGVVNTLALSVVERTREIGLLRAIGLGRRQLRRMIRLESVVIAVFGALLGLALGLVWGVSAQQVLALQGMTAFAVPWTTVIAVLTGSVVVGLAAALLPALRASRMNVLAAIAHE; translated from the coding sequence ATGCTGAAGGCGACGCTCAGGAGCTTCCTCGCGCACAAGGGCCGACTGCTGCTCTCCGCACTCGCCGTGATCCTCTCGGTGGCGTTCGTAGCGGGCAGCCTCATCTTCTCGGACACGGTGGCCCGCACCTTCGACCGGCTCTTCGCCTCGACGTCCGCCGATGTGACCGTCGAGCCGAAGGAGAACCTCGACGAGGCGGTGCCCTCGGGGCAGACACCGACGGTCCCGGCGAAGCTCGCCGACCGTGTCGCCGAGGTCGACGGGGTCGCCAGGACCCGTGTCGACGCGGCCGTCGAGAACATCACGGTCGTCGACAGCGACAACGACCCGGTGGGCTCCACCACCGGCGCCCCCACCATCGCCACCAACTGGCAGGTCACCGACCGCAGCCCCGTCGAACTCACCTCGGGGCACGCTCCTCGCGGCAGCCACCAGGCGCTGCTCGACGCGGACACGGCCGACAAGAAGGACATCGAGATCGGCGACACCCTCACGGTGCTCGCCGCGCCCGGCTCGTTCAAGGTCAGGGTCGTCGGCATCGTCACCTTCACCACCACCAACCCCGGTGCCGCCCTGGTCTTCCTGGACACCGCCACCGCCCAGCGCGAACTCCTCGGCGACAAGGACGCGGCGACGGGCATCTCGGCGGACGCCGCCCCCGGCGTGAGCGACACCGAGCTCAAGCGCCGTATCGGCGCCGAACTGGGTTCGGGCTACGACCTCAAGACCGCGGACGAGCAGGCCGAATCGGCGGCATCCAAACTGGGCGGTTTCCTGGACGTCATCAAGTACGTGATGCTCGGCTTCGCCGGGATCGCCGTCCTGGTCGGCATCTTCCTGATCGTCAACACCTTCTCGATGCTGATCGCGCAGCGCACCCGCGAGCTGGGCCTGCTGCGTGCGCTCGGCGCCGACCGCAGGCAGGTCCGCCGTTCCGTGCTGACCGAGGCGGTACTGCTCGGCGTGGTCGGTTCGACGGTCGGTCTCGCGGCGGGGATCGGGCTCGCGGCCGGACTCATCGAGCTGATGGGCCTGTTCGGGATGAACCTGAAGTCCACCGAGATGGTCATCGGGTGGGGAACACCCGTCGTCTCGTACGTCGTCGGGGTCGGCGTCACGTTCGTCGCGGCGTATCTCCCGGCACGCCGGGCCGCGCAGGTCTCGCCGATGGCGGCACTCGCCGACGCGGAGATCGCGGGCGTGGGACGGCCGTTGAAGATCCGCGCGGTGGCCGGCGCGGTCGTCGCGGCGGCGGGCGCCGCCGCGCTCGTGGGCTGTGCCACCGCCGAGAAGACCTCATCGGCGGCGTCCCTGCTCGGTCTCGGGCTCGTCCTCACCCTGATCGCCACCGTCGTCGCGGGACCGCTCCTCGTCCGCCCGGTGATCCGGGTGCTCGGCGGCGCGTTCCCCGCCCTGTTCGGCTCGGTCGGCCGGATGAGCCAGCGCAACGCGCTGCGCAATCCACGCCGTACGGGTGCCACGGCCGCCGCGCTGATGGTGGGCCTCGCCCTGGTGTGCGGCATGTCCGTGGCGAGCGCGTCGATGACCAAGTCGTTCGACGAGCAGATCGACAAGACGCTGGGCGCCGACTTCGTCGTACAGAACAGCAACTTCATGCCCTTCTCGCAGGAGATCACCGAGAAGGTGCGGGACACCGAGGGCGCCGGGCTCGTCGTGCGCCAGCGGTTCGCTCCCGTCAAGGTGTCCATGCCGGACGGCAAGAACGTGGAGACGACCGCGGCGGGCTACGACCCGCGCCTCGACGACGTCGCCCGCGTCACGTACACCGACGGCGGCACCGCCCGGGCGCTCGCGCCCGGAAGCATCGCCATGCAGCGGGACTTCGCGCGGGACCACAAGGCGCGGATGGGCTCCAGGCTGCCCGTGGAGTTCCCCGGCGGGCGCAAGACGGAGCTGACGGTGCGCGCGCTCACCGACCAGCCGGGAGCCGAGGGGTTCGGCGTCGAGGGCGGGATCTTCTTCGGCATGAAGACCGTCGAGAAGTACGTGCCGGGCGGCCAGGACTCCGCGCTGTACGTCAACGCGGCATCGGGCACGGACACGGACACACTGCGCGACCGGCTCGAGAAGACGCTCGACCCGTATCCGCAGGTACAGGTCCGCGACCAGGCCGACTACAAGGACCTGATCCGCCAGCAGATCGCCGTGATGCTCTATCTCGTCTACGCGCTGCTCGGCCTCGCGATCATCATCGCGGTCCTCGGCGTGGTCAACACCCTTGCCCTGTCGGTCGTGGAGCGCACCCGCGAGATCGGTCTGCTGCGCGCCATCGGGCTCGGCAGGCGGCAGTTGCGCCGGATGATCCGCCTGGAGTCGGTGGTGATCGCGGTGTTCGGGGCGCTGCTCGGACTCGCACTCGGCCTGGTGTGGGGCGTCTCGGCACAGCAAGTCCTTGCCCTGCAGGGCATGACGGCGTTCGCGGTCCCCTGGACGACGGTGATCGCGGTGCTGACCGGCTCGGTGGTCGTCGGTCTGGCGGCGGCCCTGCTGCCCGCGCTGCGCGCATCACGCATGAATGTGCTCGCGGCCATCGCGCACGAGTGA